The Cognatishimia activa nucleotide sequence CAATCGCTGCTTTGAATGGCACTCTGGCCGGTGGCGCAAATGGTCTCGCGTTGGCTTGCGATCTTCGCATCGCCGTGCCTACAGCCAAGTTCTTTTATCCGGTCATGAAGCTCGGCTTTCTGCCGCAACCTTCAGACCCAAAGCGCATGACAGCACTCATTGGTCCATCACGGACGAAACTGATTTTGATGGGCGGTCAAAAGATTTTGGCAGATGAAGCTCTGCAATTCGGTTTGATAGACCGGGTTGTTGAACCGGATGACTTGATGTCCACCGCGCGTGCGATAGCCGGAGATACACTAGCCGCCTCAACTGAAATTGCGCAGGGCATCAAGTCTCTCTGTCAGTAAGTTCACCGCTTGCGTCTTGGCCCGGGTGTTCGTGAGTGAAATGTCGCCGGGCGTTTGGTTATCCATGCGATGAATTTGGCGATGCGTTCATGGGATCGCAGTGCCTCTATCGTATTGAATTCCCGTGCCAGTTCCGTTTCCGTGAAAGTGGCGTGTATCTCATTGTGGCAAATCTGATGGAGCAAGACTGTTGGACCACCTTTTCCGCCCTTCAGCCGGGGGATCAGGTGATGGTGGCTTTGTTTTGCATCCGCAGGAATGGGGCGCAAACACAATGGGCAGATCGGATCTTGCATCGTTTTTCTTGAGCTTTCGCGAGGGATTGGGCAAGAGAATGCGACAGGTTGGGTAAAAGTCAAAGGGGTTGCGCAGTGGAAAATCTATCGGTGGATCAACAACCGGAAATCCTTGTCCAAGCGCTGTCTTATTGGGATCAGGGTCTAGCGATTGCCAAAGAATGGGTGCTGAGCCCTGCGGCTTGGTCACAGTTTGCGCTGCTCGTCGCTGCGTTTTTAGTCGCGCTGTGGATCAGTCGACGTTTGCGACCCATTCTGACCAAGCTGTTAACACCTGAAGCTGAAAACAACTCGGTTTTTGCGAAAGCGCGCCGATTTGTGCTGCAGTTTGTCCCGCTGCTCCTGCCGCTCTTAGCGTTTGCCCTGACTGGTGTTGGTGAAAACATCACCCGCAGCGTTTTTGGGTCCGGGGCCGTCATCGCTTTTGGTAAGCGTGTCTTTCTTTTCCTTGCGGTGCGTATCTTGGTCAAAGAGGTGATCCAAGATCCATTTATGAAAGTGCTTGGGAAGTATCTGCTCATACCATTGGCTGGTATCTATGCGCTTGGATTGTTGGGGCCAGTCATGGCGAAGCTGGATTCGACGGTGATCCCACTGGGCAATCTGAGCTTCTCACTCCTGTTCCTCGCAAGGTTTGCGATTGTTGGCGGGGTGATATTCTGGCTCGGTCGCTGGTCGAATACACAGTCGACCGCATTCATCAAAAACCAATCAGAGATGCGCCCAGCGATGCGCGAATTGGCTCTTAAGGCCAGCGAGATCGCTATTTTCGGCATCGCGTTCCTGCTGCTGATGAACATCATGGGCATCTCTCTAACATCCCTTGCAGTGCTTGGGGGTGCTATTGGTGTTGGTCTCGGTTTTGGCCTGCAAAAGATTGCCAGTAACTTTATCTCCGGCGTGATCCTACTTCTGGAAGGGCAGGCAACAGTTGGCGATTATGTAGAACTTGATGGCGGCGAGGCTGGCACCATTGTGAAAATGACTGCCCGCGCAGCCATTCTTGAGACCTTCGATGGCCGATGGATTGTGGTGCCGAATGAGGATTTCATTACCACTCGCGTAGTGAACTTCTCTGACAGTGGGTCGGCCAACCGCTATGAGGCACCTTTCTCAGTCAGTTATGACACGGACATCAACAAAGTGCCTGAGATCATCGAAGCTGCCGTCGCCAAACTTGAATTTGTGCTCGATGATCCAGATGGTCCCGATTGTGAACTACGCGGGTTTGGTGACTCCGGCATAGATTTCGCAGTTGAGTTCTGGGTAAACGGTATTGATGATGGCAAAAACAAGTTCACACCAAAAGTGCTGTTCGCCGTTTGGAACGCGCTGAAAGACAATGGCATAGAAATCCCATACCCACACCGTGTGGTCGAGTTCAAAGGCCAAATACCAGACATCGCAAAATGAAGACTGCGCTGATCATTGGAGCCGGTCCGGCAGGGTTAATGGCGGCAGATGCTCTGTCATTGGCTGGCCATAAAGTGACCGTTGCAGAAGCGAAACCGAGCGTTGCGCGCAAATTTCTGATGGCCGGGAAATCGGGGTTAAACCTAACGAAGGACGAGCCGCTAGAGGAATTTCTGAACGCCTTTGAGGAAGCTAAAGAAGCGCTCCGCCCTATGATCTCTACCTTTGGTCCTAAGGAAGCAGTGGCTTGGGCTGAAGCCCATCAGCAGGAGATGTTCAGGGGATCAACGGGGCGCGTTTTTCCCAAGGCGATGAAGGCGTCTCCGCTGCTTCGAAACTGGCTGACTAAGCTGTCGGGCCAAGGTGTTGAAATCAAAACCCGTCATCGCTGGATTGCGATGGATGATGGATATGTCTTTGAGACACCTGATGGCAAGGTCACTTTGACTGCAGATGTGATCGTGCTGGCCTGCGGAGGGTCTAGCTGGGCCCGACTTGGGTCAGATGGTGCTTGGGCCGACATTGTCGATCTTCCAATTTCACCAATCAAACCGGCGAATATGGGCTTTGAAATTTCCTGGTCCGCTCATATGGAAAAACACTTCGGACAACCTGTGAAAGGTGTTTGCTTGATTGCGGGGGCGCACAAAAGCCGCGGTGAATTTGTGATCTCGGAGACCGGGATAGAAGGCGGGGGCATCTACGCGTTATCGCGTTATATCCGGGAGGGAAACGAGCTTTGGATTGATCTTTTGCCAGACCAGAGTGAAGCCGACATACGCAGGCGTATG carries:
- a CDS encoding mechanosensitive ion channel family protein, with the protein product MENLSVDQQPEILVQALSYWDQGLAIAKEWVLSPAAWSQFALLVAAFLVALWISRRLRPILTKLLTPEAENNSVFAKARRFVLQFVPLLLPLLAFALTGVGENITRSVFGSGAVIAFGKRVFLFLAVRILVKEVIQDPFMKVLGKYLLIPLAGIYALGLLGPVMAKLDSTVIPLGNLSFSLLFLARFAIVGGVIFWLGRWSNTQSTAFIKNQSEMRPAMRELALKASEIAIFGIAFLLLMNIMGISLTSLAVLGGAIGVGLGFGLQKIASNFISGVILLLEGQATVGDYVELDGGEAGTIVKMTARAAILETFDGRWIVVPNEDFITTRVVNFSDSGSANRYEAPFSVSYDTDINKVPEIIEAAVAKLEFVLDDPDGPDCELRGFGDSGIDFAVEFWVNGIDDGKNKFTPKVLFAVWNALKDNGIEIPYPHRVVEFKGQIPDIAK
- a CDS encoding HNH endonuclease, with the protein product MQDPICPLCLRPIPADAKQSHHHLIPRLKGGKGGPTVLLHQICHNEIHATFTETELAREFNTIEALRSHERIAKFIAWITKRPATFHSRTPGPRRKR
- a CDS encoding TIGR03862 family flavoprotein — translated: MKTALIIGAGPAGLMAADALSLAGHKVTVAEAKPSVARKFLMAGKSGLNLTKDEPLEEFLNAFEEAKEALRPMISTFGPKEAVAWAEAHQQEMFRGSTGRVFPKAMKASPLLRNWLTKLSGQGVEIKTRHRWIAMDDGYVFETPDGKVTLTADVIVLACGGSSWARLGSDGAWADIVDLPISPIKPANMGFEISWSAHMEKHFGQPVKGVCLIAGAHKSRGEFVISETGIEGGGIYALSRYIREGNELWIDLLPDQSEADIRRRMGVARGKNSFANHLRKQLKLGPVKQALLMEFGRPLPEDIAPAVKSLPINLKGSRPMDQAISTAGGLSFEALDETLMVKSQPGVFAAGEMLDWEAPTGGYLLTACLATGLWAGQRAAEWLAR
- a CDS encoding enoyl-CoA hydratase/isomerase family protein; translated protein: MIQLCKEDNGLWIVTINRPEKANSLTEAMLTELADIAESAGSAKVIIFTGAGKVFSAGADLDEARAGLATSPVWERLSSAVAQLPCLTIAALNGTLAGGANGLALACDLRIAVPTAKFFYPVMKLGFLPQPSDPKRMTALIGPSRTKLILMGGQKILADEALQFGLIDRVVEPDDLMSTARAIAGDTLAASTEIAQGIKSLCQ